The region AATGCGGGCGAACGCGTCGGCCAAGGCATCGCCGAGACGGCCTGCGGTCTCGGTCTCGTCGCACTCATGCGAGGCGGGGACGATCACGGTGTCGGCCTCGGCGAGCGCTTCTGGGCCATGCGTGACGTGGATCGGGAAGTCCGCGTCGGTGCGCACCTCGCCAGGGACAAGCGTGCAGGTCACGACCTCGTACAGCGGCTTTCCGGCAGGCGAGCACGCCCGCCTGAACAGCTGGTGCACCAGCCCCAGCTCCATCGGCATCACACCGTGGCGGACCAACACCGCGACTCGACGAGGCATGGCCCGATTTTTGCACATGTTGGCCATCAGGCCACTCGTTCGGCTGGTTGCCGCGGCGCAGGGTCGAGGCATGACACTTGGCTCGGCAGCGAAAACGACGGCCGGAACCGCCGCGCGGACACGCATCCATCGCGCCTGGTGGGTCGCCGCGGTGTCCGCGCTGGCGATCATTGGCGCGGGTGCCTGCGCCACCACCGCCGGCCTGCTGGTCACTCCGCTGTACCACGAATTCGGCTGGTCCCGCGGGACCATCGGAGTCGCGGTCTCGGTAAACATGGCGCTCTACGGCTGACCGCGCCGTTCTCGGCGGCGCTGATGGACCGCTTCGGCGTCCGGCGGGTGGTCGTCGGCGCTCTGCTGCTGATCGCGTCGGGCGCCGGGTTGACCACGGTTCTGTCCGAATCCTGGCAGTTCGTGATCGGCTGGGGCATCCTCGTCGGGATCGGTTGCGGTGCACTGGCGATGGCCTTCGCGGCAATCGTGACGCACCGCTGGTTCGTCACCCGGCGCGGGCTCGTGACCGGGTTGCTGACCGCGGCGAGCGTTTTCGGCCAGTTCGCCTTCCTTCCCGTGCTGTCCTGGATCGTCGATCATTTCGAATGGCGCTCGGCGACCGTCACGTTGGCCGTGATCGCAGTGGGCACGGCACCACTGGTCTGGACGGTGTCGCGCGACCACCCCGCCGACGTCGCCTTGCGCCCGTACGGCGCGACCGAGTTCAAACCCAAGCCGGTACCGGCTCCGGACGCGGCGCGGCGCGCGCTGCGAGTGCTGTTCGCCGCCCTGCGGACCGGCCCGTTCTGGCTGCTGGCGGGCACTTTCGCGATCTGCGGGGCGTCCACCAACGGGATCATGTGGACCCACTTCACCCCGGCCGCGCAAGACCACGGCATGCCGACGACGGTGGCGGCTTCGCTGCTCGCGGTGATCGGGGTGGTCAACGTCGCCGGCACGATCGGCTCGGGCTGGCTGACCGACCGGTTCAGCCCACGCCTGCTGCTGGTCGGCTACTACCTGCTGCGCGGGACTTCACTCATGTTTTTGCCGGTACTGCTGGCGCCGACCGTGCGTCCCGCGATGCTCGTCTTCGTTGTCCTGTTCGGACTGATCGATGTGGCCACCGTGCCGCCGACGATCGCCCTGTGCCGCGAACTCCACGGCGAGGACGGCGCGATCGTCTTCGGTTGGGTGAGCGCCGCGCACCAGGTGGGTGCCGGGCTGGTCGCCTTCGCCGGTGGCGTGACGCGGGACCTGCTGGGCTCCTACGACGCGGTGTGGCTCGGCGCTGCCGCATTGTGCGCCGCAGCCGCCCTGATGGCGGCCGCGATCAGGGGCCGTCGTTGACTCGACGGCGGGCGCCGGGTCAGGCGGTGGTTTGGTCGACGTCCGGCGTGAACTGCGCGATCGCCGCGGCGACACCCTGGGCGATCTGGTCGCCGTCGGCCGTGCCCGAATCCTCGGTCGCGGCGGCCCACGCCTTGATGGCCAGCCGGGAGAACTGCTGCACCTCCGCGGTGTTCTTCCCGACAACCTGGTCGGCGACGGCTTCGCCCCGGAGATAGCTGTCCAGTCCGAGCAGGCCGATGTCCCAGCCGGGGCCGATAAGGAGCGCGCCCGCGCCGCTGCTGGTCGGCGCCAGCGGAACCGAGTGCATCATCTCGAACCCGGTCCGGCCACCCACCTCGGACAATCGCAGCTCCACCACACTGTCGTCCGCGCCGAACGTGGTCTTCAGCAAGCGCGGCGCCGTGCAACGCAGGATCTGGCCGCCGGCGTTGCCGGCGAACTGAAACCGGCCGCCTTCCCGCAGGTCACCGGCGATCGGCAGGAACCAGCGCCGCAACCGGTTGGGTTCGGTCAGGGCGCTCCAGACGTCCCTGATCGGGGCGGCGTAGTTCCGGCGCAGCAGCACGCTCACCCGTGCACAGCCGTCGATCGAATGCTGGCTGACCACGCGCTGCACGGAGGCGACCTGCTTGGCGATGTCGATCATTTGGTTTCCTCCCGTCCGGACCACCGCTGGTCATCATCCGGCCTCGGCCCGCCGCTCGCTCGCTCGCCGACAGCGGCAGAAGGTTGATTCGGCTCGACCGGAAGTCCGCGCAAGAGAAGTCGTTGAAGCTTGATGTCGCTTGTTTTCCATTTCCTGACGACGCTTTTGCGTCCTCTGCTGGAACTCGTTGCCGATGTCGCCTGGTCCGGCGTCGTTTGGGCGGTGTTCGGCCGACCTCAGCTGATCGCCGCGCATCAGCCGTGGTCATGCCCGCCCCACCAATAAGCCAAATCGTCCCGGTCGGTCGGAATTTTTTTGGAGGTCGGCGCCTGGGGGCTGATGGCGTTGGTCCGCATTGCCGCGCAATAGCGGGGGCGATCGGCTAGAGCTTTTGGCGTGTTCGGAGAGTGATCAGTGGCCCACTGCCTTGGGTTTCGTGGCTTCTGCGCACATCCGGCTGTGTGTATGATGCGCGCGTGTTTGCTGCGCAACTCAAAGGTGCGTTCGTTGGCAAGCATGCACGCTTCGAGCTGCACACCGAGCAGGCGCCTGGGGCCATTGCCGCCGGTGAGCAGGAGACTTGGAGAATGCTGCGGGACTGCGCACGGACCTCACCAGCGTGCGCAGTAACGAAATACCTACTTCTGCCAACCAACCTGTGTTGGACCAGCGCGTGATCGATACGCTCGGTTCGCCGCTCACGTGCCACCAACTGGTGAGGGATGCTCATGCCCAGTCCTGATCTGCCGCCGTCGGCTGGCATTGACACCTCCACCCCGAGTATCGCTCGCGCTTACGATGCCGCTCTGGGCGGTAAGGACAACTTCGCGGTCGACCGCGAGGCGATGCAGGAGTTGGAGCGGATCGCGCCGGGGATGAAGCCGCTTGCGCGGGAGAACAGGGCTTTCCTCGGTCGGGTGTGCCGGTTCCTGGCGGCCGACATGGGCATCACGCAGTTTCTCGACTGCGGTTCCGGCCTGCCCACCGCCGACAACGTCCACCAGGTCGTGCAGCGGATCAATCCCGAGGCCCGGGTGGTCTACGTCGACAACGACCCCGTCGTCCTCGCCCACGGCCGGGCCCTGCTGGAGGAGAACGAACGGACCCGCTTCGCCGCAGCCGACATCTTCGAACCGCACGACCTGCTGAACAACGAGATCGTCCGGGCGCATATCGACTTCACGCAACCGCTCGCGCTCCTGCAGGTCGCCACGATGCACAGCTACGACGGGCCGCATCCGGACCAAGTCATGGCCGAGTACATCGATGCGCTGCCGTCGGGTTCCTTCCTCGGGTTCAGCCAGTTCTTCGACCCCGAGGACGAGTACCACGAACTGGCCAAGCACCTCCAGAAAGGGGCCAGGAGCAACGGGGTCAACATCGGCAACTTCCGCACTCGGGCACAGATCGAGCCGATGCTCGCAGGGCTGGAACTACTCGAACCCGGCCTGGTCTACACCACCGACTGGCGGCCCGACGGACCCCGGACGCGACCACGCCTCCCGGCCTACCACCTCCACGTCGGCGCACTGGGCCGCAAGCCCTAACCCCTCAGCCCTGACGAGGTGCCGAGCATGCCTAGCGCACCGACCGGTGTCGCACCACTGAGGCATGCATGGGCGAGTGGGCTCAGGGCTCAGTCCTCGCCGCGGTGCCGTCACGGACGGCTGTGGGGTCTTCCGTGCGGATCTGTTCGCGGAAGCGAGTGTCGTCGCGTTCGATGCGTTCGGCTTCGTCGACGACCCGATGCACGCTTGCGGCAGGGATGATCACCCCTCCGCTCCGGTCGGCATAGGCGTAGTCGCCGGGGGTCACGCACACGCCGCCGACCTCGACGGTGACGTTGGCGGCGAAGGGCATTACGGTGTCGCCGCCCCAATGGGTGGCTTCACCGCCGCACCACGTGGCGAAGTCATAGCTGGCGAGCTCGGCAAAATCCCGCAGCCGTCCGTCGGTGAGCACGCCGGCCAGGCCGTGGTCGTGCAGCCGGGACAGCTTCGTTCCGCCGCCGTGCGAGGCGTCGGGGTAGCCGCCGGCAGACAGCACGAGCACGGCGCCTGGTGGGGCGCCCTGTATGGCGCGGTAGAACAAGGCAGCGAGCCCGAGCTGACCATCGGGAAGGTCGTCGCGGTAGGGGATGAAGGCGATCGTGACGACCGGCCCGAACAGCATGCGGCTAGGGTCCGGGCTGGTGAGCGGGTACAGATGCGCCCGATGGTGGTAGATCCGGCCCATGGCGTCCACCAGAGACGCACAGCCGAGCTGCTCGACTCGGGTGCGCAGTTGTTCATTACCCATGTTGCTCGCCTCGATTCTTCCCGTCGTACGGGGTCAAATGCGGCACGCGAGGTCCTGCTTCGTCGGGGTACCCCCAGACCGGGCGAAGCAGGCGTCTATCCCTCCTTCTTTCCTCTGTCGGCCGTTCGTTGCCGTTGACCGATGGCCGTGTGGTGTCCAGACAGGTGTGCGCGCACCAAGTCGCGGATTTCCCCAGGGGTGCGGGCGTATCTCCATTCGCGGTCGAGGATGCCGGTTGCCACGATCATGGTCTCGCTTCTCCCTGGATCACTGTCGGTTTGGTAGCGCCAGGCTCCCAGATAATCCTCATCCGTCATTCGTCCACTGAGGAGTCTGCGATCGTGCCGCGCCGGGCACCCCGGGAAACGTCCGGGCACCCATTTCG is a window of Saccharopolyspora phatthalungensis DNA encoding:
- a CDS encoding MFS transporter, with protein sequence MDRFGVRRVVVGALLLIASGAGLTTVLSESWQFVIGWGILVGIGCGALAMAFAAIVTHRWFVTRRGLVTGLLTAASVFGQFAFLPVLSWIVDHFEWRSATVTLAVIAVGTAPLVWTVSRDHPADVALRPYGATEFKPKPVPAPDAARRALRVLFAALRTGPFWLLAGTFAICGASTNGIMWTHFTPAAQDHGMPTTVAASLLAVIGVVNVAGTIGSGWLTDRFSPRLLLVGYYLLRGTSLMFLPVLLAPTVRPAMLVFVVLFGLIDVATVPPTIALCRELHGEDGAIVFGWVSAAHQVGAGLVAFAGGVTRDLLGSYDAVWLGAAALCAAAALMAAAIRGRR
- a CDS encoding RraA family protein — its product is MGNEQLRTRVEQLGCASLVDAMGRIYHHRAHLYPLTSPDPSRMLFGPVVTIAFIPYRDDLPDGQLGLAALFYRAIQGAPPGAVLVLSAGGYPDASHGGGTKLSRLHDHGLAGVLTDGRLRDFAELASYDFATWCGGEATHWGGDTVMPFAANVTVEVGGVCVTPGDYAYADRSGGVIIPAASVHRVVDEAERIERDDTRFREQIRTEDPTAVRDGTAARTEP
- a CDS encoding SAM-dependent methyltransferase, with translation MPSPDLPPSAGIDTSTPSIARAYDAALGGKDNFAVDREAMQELERIAPGMKPLARENRAFLGRVCRFLAADMGITQFLDCGSGLPTADNVHQVVQRINPEARVVYVDNDPVVLAHGRALLEENERTRFAAADIFEPHDLLNNEIVRAHIDFTQPLALLQVATMHSYDGPHPDQVMAEYIDALPSGSFLGFSQFFDPEDEYHELAKHLQKGARSNGVNIGNFRTRAQIEPMLAGLELLEPGLVYTTDWRPDGPRTRPRLPAYHLHVGALGRKP
- a CDS encoding SRPBCC family protein gives rise to the protein MIDIAKQVASVQRVVSQHSIDGCARVSVLLRRNYAAPIRDVWSALTEPNRLRRWFLPIAGDLREGGRFQFAGNAGGQILRCTAPRLLKTTFGADDSVVELRLSEVGGRTGFEMMHSVPLAPTSSGAGALLIGPGWDIGLLGLDSYLRGEAVADQVVGKNTAEVQQFSRLAIKAWAAATEDSGTADGDQIAQGVAAAIAQFTPDVDQTTA